The Bradyrhizobium ottawaense genome window below encodes:
- a CDS encoding Crp/Fnr family transcriptional regulator gives MSANLATALVTKLTVSNHLDGDDIRAIESLRFRERHVGAREVIVADGVRPGECCLIVEGFASRSKTTADGARQVLSLHIPGDIPDLQSLHLKVMDHDLVTISPCTLGFISHSDLREVTARRPNLAAALWRETLIDGSIFREWIVNVGRRTALPRMAHLLMEMHERLRAIGRTREGDFSLPITQVELGDCLGLSVVHTNRTLQALRKEGLIETDRSGFHLLDQGRLEELAGFDRTYLHLSPSA, from the coding sequence GTGTCGGCAAATCTTGCAACAGCGCTTGTTACCAAACTCACCGTCTCGAACCATCTGGATGGCGACGACATCCGCGCCATTGAGAGCCTGAGGTTTCGCGAGCGGCACGTTGGCGCCCGGGAAGTCATTGTGGCCGATGGCGTTCGTCCCGGCGAGTGCTGCCTGATCGTTGAGGGGTTTGCCTCGCGCTCGAAGACGACGGCTGATGGGGCGCGACAGGTGTTGTCCTTGCACATCCCGGGCGACATACCCGACCTTCAAAGCCTCCACCTCAAGGTCATGGACCATGACCTTGTCACCATCTCACCTTGCACACTGGGGTTCATTTCGCACAGCGATTTGAGGGAAGTGACCGCACGGCGTCCAAACCTCGCCGCAGCCCTGTGGCGAGAGACCTTGATCGATGGTTCTATCTTCAGGGAGTGGATCGTGAATGTAGGGCGGCGAACCGCTTTGCCCAGAATGGCTCATCTGTTGATGGAGATGCACGAGCGGCTTCGAGCCATCGGCCGCACCCGGGAGGGAGACTTCAGCTTGCCCATCACGCAGGTCGAACTCGGCGATTGTTTGGGACTTTCAGTGGTCCATACCAACCGTACCCTTCAAGCTCTGCGCAAGGAGGGGTTGATAGAGACGGACCGATCCGGATTCCATTTGCTGGACCAGGGACGACTGGAAGAGTTGGCGGGCTTCGATCGGACCTATCTCCATCTGTCGCCGAGCGCCTAG
- a CDS encoding methyl-accepting chemotaxis protein: protein MMRLTDISIRNKVFSAFSVVVLAALGLGAFAVDRLGSVNESAAEIRDNWLPATGWLGSLSKSAEQVRQRQGQLVLSSSASEVARSEGLIGETLQDFDQVWKKYEPTVTTPAEMAIVEPLKRAWATYLQNGRQLADLAKKNRDEAAQFYMSKMAEDFRLVRKGFADVLAFNVDAGKKEADKGAEVFRSARMWILGALAVAAGLCALMGYLIIASVSRPIVAMTDIMRRLAGGDRAVAIDGVDRKDEIGKMAGAVLVFKESAIETERLREAQAEGEKSAAEQRKRDMRNLADAFESAVGEIVETVSTASTELEASASTLTRTAERSQTLTTMVASASEEASTNVQSVASASEELASSITEISRQIQESARVASEAVQQARATNERVGTLSKAASRIGDVVELINTIAGQTNLLALNATIEAARAGDAGRGFAVVASEVKALAEQTAKATGEIGQQITSIQGATDESVAAIRQISGTIERLSEISSTIAAAIEEQGAATQEISRNVQQAAQGTHGVSTHITDVQQGATETGSASSQLLSAAQSLSHDSNRLKLEVGKFLSSVRAA from the coding sequence ATAATGCGCCTCACCGACATTTCGATTCGAAACAAGGTTTTCTCGGCATTCTCCGTCGTGGTCCTCGCGGCGCTAGGCTTAGGCGCCTTCGCCGTTGATCGCCTGGGTTCAGTGAATGAATCGGCGGCCGAAATCCGCGACAATTGGCTGCCCGCGACTGGATGGCTTGGCTCGCTCTCCAAGTCCGCCGAGCAAGTGCGGCAGCGCCAAGGGCAGTTGGTCCTCTCGTCAAGTGCGAGCGAGGTAGCTCGCTCGGAAGGCCTGATAGGAGAAACGCTCCAAGATTTTGACCAGGTCTGGAAGAAATACGAGCCCACGGTCACTACACCGGCTGAGATGGCTATCGTGGAACCTCTCAAGAGGGCTTGGGCGACCTATCTGCAAAACGGCAGGCAGCTTGCCGATCTCGCGAAGAAGAACCGGGATGAGGCCGCGCAATTCTACATGAGCAAAATGGCCGAGGACTTCAGGCTCGTCCGCAAGGGGTTCGCCGATGTTCTCGCCTTCAATGTAGATGCGGGCAAGAAGGAAGCGGACAAAGGCGCCGAAGTTTTCCGATCCGCCCGGATGTGGATTTTGGGCGCCTTGGCGGTAGCCGCCGGGCTTTGCGCTCTGATGGGATACTTGATCATCGCGAGTGTCTCGAGACCAATCGTGGCGATGACAGATATCATGAGGCGACTTGCGGGCGGCGACCGGGCTGTCGCAATCGACGGCGTCGATCGCAAGGACGAGATCGGCAAGATGGCCGGTGCGGTTCTGGTCTTCAAGGAAAGCGCGATTGAGACTGAACGACTGCGGGAAGCACAGGCTGAGGGGGAGAAGTCGGCCGCCGAGCAGCGCAAGCGCGACATGCGCAATTTAGCTGACGCCTTCGAAAGCGCTGTTGGTGAAATCGTCGAGACGGTCTCCACAGCTTCAACGGAGCTTGAAGCTTCCGCCTCAACGTTGACAAGAACCGCCGAGCGGTCGCAAACATTGACGACGATGGTCGCCTCGGCGTCCGAAGAAGCCTCCACAAATGTGCAGTCTGTTGCTTCCGCGAGTGAAGAGCTGGCATCCTCCATCACTGAGATAAGCCGACAAATTCAGGAGTCTGCGCGGGTTGCTAGTGAGGCCGTGCAGCAGGCTCGGGCTACAAATGAACGCGTCGGCACGCTGTCCAAAGCCGCGTCTCGCATTGGCGACGTCGTGGAATTGATCAACACAATCGCGGGTCAAACCAATCTGCTCGCGCTAAATGCTACAATTGAGGCTGCCCGCGCGGGCGATGCCGGACGCGGCTTTGCTGTTGTAGCCTCCGAAGTAAAGGCCCTGGCGGAACAGACCGCAAAGGCGACTGGAGAAATCGGTCAGCAAATTACGTCTATCCAAGGCGCAACTGATGAATCGGTTGCCGCGATCCGGCAGATCAGCGGAACTATCGAGCGGCTTTCCGAAATCTCATCTACGATTGCAGCGGCGATTGAAGAGCAAGGTGCTGCTACGCAGGAAATCTCGCGAAACGTACAGCAAGCCGCTCAGGGTACGCATGGTGTCTCGACTCACATCACCGACGTGCAGCAGGGGGCGACTGAAACGGGTTCCGCGTCGTCTCAACTGTTATCGGCTGCTCAGTCACTCTCCCATGACAGCAATCGACTAAAGCTCGAGGTTGGCAAATTCTTAAGCTCAGTTCGGGCAGCTTAG
- a CDS encoding DUF6894 family protein, whose protein sequence is MRYFFDIRDDSYSADDDAGEYLPDIDAARREAVRIATQIAGDIFLAKGSEVRVVVRGELKPLFEITVKLKTKDLP, encoded by the coding sequence ATGCGATACTTTTTCGACATCCGCGATGACTCCTACTCCGCAGATGATGATGCCGGAGAATATCTACCGGACATCGATGCTGCACGTCGAGAGGCCGTCCGAATCGCAACTCAGATCGCAGGCGACATTTTCTTGGCTAAAGGCTCTGAAGTTCGCGTTGTGGTCAGGGGAGAGCTAAAGCCCCTTTTCGAAATCACCGTCAAACTGAAGACCAAGGATCTTCCTTGA
- a CDS encoding DUF3606 domain-containing protein yields the protein MSDNLTKRDQRDRSKINMNEDFEVKYWTKQLGVSKDELQKAVDKVGNSAAAVRKELA from the coding sequence ATGAGCGACAATCTTACGAAGCGGGACCAGCGCGACCGTAGTAAGATCAACATGAACGAAGACTTCGAGGTCAAGTATTGGACTAAACAGCTTGGCGTCTCGAAGGACGAGTTGCAGAAGGCCGTCGACAAGGTCGGTAATTCGGCCGCCGCGGTTCGCAAAGAATTAGCTTAA
- the ligD gene encoding non-homologous end-joining DNA ligase, protein MRSEKDWIAHRRPSGPEAQNPTPCEQCSRWNSSPLSKLRDSLIEAGRLPAVGPNPAAGFCELSSVAKSTKAPRAEKTEVPTMPGFIEPQLATLKMKAPSGSPWIHEVKYDGYRIQLRIDCDDRRAYTRNGHNWISKFSRIAAAFGIEGQAIVDGEVVVIHDGRTNFSELQADLGRGDQDRLVYFAFDLLWLDGRDLRKEPQIERKRLLKDLIEEHDVEDPVIYSEHHEGDGQPLFAAASKLNYEGIVSKRVDAPYRSDRVEAWQKIKVVQKGKFPVVGFIKDPSGVAALYLGKKEGKDLVYMGKVGTGWSRTASAQIRKALDTVVSPKQTLTKTIRKPKATWVEPKFYADIDYRDITSEGLLRASSFKGLSRGTRRS, encoded by the coding sequence ATGCGCTCTGAGAAGGACTGGATCGCCCATCGGCGCCCGTCGGGGCCTGAGGCGCAAAACCCGACACCTTGCGAACAGTGCAGTCGCTGGAACTCCTCGCCGCTTTCGAAGTTGCGAGACTCGTTGATTGAGGCAGGTAGACTGCCCGCCGTCGGCCCCAACCCGGCGGCGGGTTTTTGTGAGTTGAGTAGCGTGGCAAAGAGTACAAAGGCGCCTCGGGCCGAAAAGACCGAGGTCCCCACCATGCCGGGGTTCATCGAACCCCAGTTGGCGACCCTGAAGATGAAGGCACCTTCGGGATCTCCATGGATTCACGAAGTCAAATACGACGGGTACCGCATTCAGCTCCGGATCGACTGCGACGATCGCCGGGCCTACACCCGCAACGGCCACAATTGGATCAGCAAGTTTTCGAGGATCGCTGCTGCCTTCGGTATCGAAGGACAGGCCATCGTCGACGGCGAGGTAGTCGTCATCCATGATGGGCGCACAAACTTCTCAGAGCTGCAGGCAGACCTCGGCAGAGGCGATCAGGATCGACTAGTCTACTTCGCTTTCGATCTCCTATGGCTAGACGGCAGAGATCTACGGAAAGAGCCGCAAATCGAGCGGAAGAGGTTGCTCAAGGATCTGATCGAGGAGCACGACGTCGAGGATCCCGTCATTTATAGCGAGCACCACGAAGGGGACGGCCAGCCACTGTTCGCCGCAGCCAGCAAGCTGAATTACGAAGGCATCGTCTCCAAGCGCGTGGATGCTCCATACCGATCGGATCGGGTGGAGGCTTGGCAGAAGATCAAGGTCGTTCAGAAGGGCAAGTTTCCCGTGGTTGGCTTCATCAAGGACCCATCCGGCGTGGCCGCGCTCTATCTGGGCAAGAAGGAGGGCAAGGATCTGGTCTACATGGGAAAGGTCGGGACCGGCTGGAGCCGAACCGCCTCGGCGCAAATCCGCAAGGCGCTCGACACCGTGGTAAGTCCGAAACAGACGCTAACCAAGACCATCAGGAAGCCTAAGGCCACGTGGGTCGAACCTAAGTTCTATGCCGACATCGATTACCGCGACATCACCTCCGAAGGTCTGCTGCGGGCCAGTTCGTTCAAAGGGTTGAGCAGGGGAACGCGGCGTTCCTGA
- a CDS encoding DNA polymerase/3'-5' exonuclease PolX, whose protein sequence is MPSLDARGVASLLREYAQRSALKGGNPYRAKAFSRAADNLAALAVSLNVLVAEDRLTEIPGVGDAIADIIAKVHKTGSHPSLEKLRKEFPAGVLEMLAVPGLRPEKVLRLYKDLGIASLSELEAAAKDDRIKKAKGLGAALQTKILQNLAIAKSGEGRLHLHRAAALLAHAKDFFRKSRPELKRVTIAGEFRRGCELVGDLAIVAEAAKSDKSSTQSADGLQIRVSDRKHFGAALLFATGSDTHIEQLRALAAKKGMRLEPDGLHKGRALIAGEEAEIYRALGLPFIDPELREGRGEIEVALKGKLPKLVTDQDLRGILHCHTDASDGTETLETMAKATRQRGFEYFGVADHSKSAHYAGGLSVEEIAQQHREADRLNKRFGKDFRILKGIESDILADGSLDYDDDVLERFDFVVASIHGRFKLDRKAQTQRLLRAISDPHTTVIGHMTGRQLQRRPGYEIDVEKVLRACAKHDVVVEINAHPWRLDLDWRWHQAALEFGCVLSINPDAHSIPELDHMHWGVQMARKGGVPADRVLNAMTLPEITRYLRQKRRSLARAA, encoded by the coding sequence ATGCCCTCGCTTGACGCGCGCGGTGTGGCAAGTCTTCTGCGAGAGTACGCGCAGCGCTCCGCTTTGAAAGGCGGCAATCCCTACCGGGCGAAAGCCTTCTCGCGGGCCGCCGACAACCTGGCCGCCCTAGCCGTTTCTCTGAACGTGCTTGTCGCCGAAGATCGACTTACTGAGATCCCGGGCGTCGGCGACGCTATTGCCGACATCATCGCCAAGGTTCACAAGACGGGCAGTCATCCTAGTCTCGAAAAGCTGCGGAAGGAGTTTCCCGCGGGAGTGCTCGAGATGCTCGCCGTGCCCGGTCTTCGTCCGGAGAAGGTGCTGCGCCTGTACAAGGATCTCGGCATCGCCTCGCTCTCGGAGCTGGAGGCCGCCGCCAAAGATGATCGCATCAAGAAGGCGAAAGGCCTCGGCGCCGCGCTGCAGACCAAGATCCTGCAGAACCTGGCGATCGCCAAAAGCGGAGAAGGCCGCCTCCACCTGCACCGCGCCGCCGCGCTGCTCGCGCATGCTAAGGACTTTTTTCGCAAGTCCCGTCCCGAACTTAAGCGTGTGACGATCGCCGGCGAGTTCCGCCGCGGTTGCGAACTCGTGGGCGATCTCGCGATCGTTGCGGAGGCTGCCAAGTCGGACAAGTCATCGACGCAATCTGCCGACGGGCTACAAATCCGAGTGTCCGACCGCAAGCACTTCGGCGCTGCTCTCCTCTTCGCGACAGGCTCCGACACGCATATCGAACAACTCCGGGCTTTGGCGGCGAAGAAGGGAATGCGATTGGAGCCCGACGGCTTGCACAAGGGACGCGCCCTGATCGCCGGCGAGGAGGCTGAGATCTATCGCGCCCTCGGTCTGCCATTCATCGACCCTGAGCTCCGGGAAGGGCGTGGCGAGATCGAGGTGGCTCTGAAAGGTAAGCTCCCCAAGCTCGTCACCGACCAGGACCTGCGCGGCATCCTGCACTGCCACACCGATGCCTCGGACGGGACCGAGACGCTGGAGACCATGGCCAAGGCCACGCGCCAGCGGGGCTTTGAGTATTTCGGCGTGGCCGACCATTCCAAGTCTGCCCACTATGCCGGCGGTCTCTCCGTTGAGGAGATCGCGCAGCAGCACCGGGAAGCCGATCGATTGAACAAGCGCTTCGGCAAGGACTTCCGGATCCTCAAGGGTATCGAATCCGACATCTTGGCGGACGGGTCGCTCGACTATGACGACGACGTTCTAGAGCGCTTCGATTTCGTGGTCGCCAGCATCCATGGGCGCTTCAAGTTGGATCGCAAGGCGCAGACGCAGCGCCTGCTTCGGGCTATTTCCGACCCTCACACCACCGTCATCGGCCACATGACGGGTCGACAGCTCCAGCGGCGGCCGGGCTACGAAATCGACGTTGAGAAGGTGCTGCGGGCCTGCGCCAAGCATGACGTTGTCGTAGAGATCAACGCCCACCCATGGCGGCTCGACCTCGACTGGCGCTGGCACCAGGCGGCGCTGGAGTTCGGCTGCGTGCTGAGCATCAATCCGGACGCGCACTCGATCCCCGAACTCGACCACATGCACTGGGGCGTCCAGATGGCCCGCAAGGGCGGCGTCCCTGCCGACCGGGTCCTGAATGCAATGACGCTCCCTGAAATCACGCGGTACCTGCGTCAGAAGCGGCGCTCGCTCGCCCGCGCCGCCTGA
- a CDS encoding MOSC domain-containing protein yields the protein MLQGHDLGLEGRVVAVAADRRHHFSKPTQERIILVEGHGVEGDAHAGPFVRHRYLARRRPRLPNLRQVHLIPSELFPPLLEAGFEVGAGDLGENVTTSGLDLERLPLGSLIELGPSAVVELTGLRTPCVLIDRFRVGLKRQVLSSAETGPLFKSGVLGVVRAGGPLMAGDSARVRVPSPPFRPLPAL from the coding sequence ATGTTGCAGGGGCACGATCTGGGGCTCGAGGGCAGAGTCGTCGCAGTCGCCGCCGATCGCAGGCATCACTTCAGCAAACCAACTCAGGAGCGCATCATCCTGGTGGAAGGCCACGGCGTCGAAGGCGACGCTCACGCCGGCCCGTTCGTCCGGCACCGCTATTTGGCACGCCGCCGGCCCCGCTTGCCCAATCTCCGGCAGGTTCACCTGATCCCATCCGAACTGTTCCCGCCTCTCCTCGAAGCTGGCTTCGAGGTCGGCGCCGGCGACCTCGGCGAAAACGTCACCACCTCCGGATTGGACCTCGAACGGCTGCCGCTCGGGAGCCTGATCGAGCTTGGGCCGTCCGCGGTCGTCGAGCTGACCGGCCTCCGGACGCCCTGTGTCCTGATCGACCGCTTTCGGGTGGGCCTGAAGCGGCAGGTGCTCTCGTCAGCGGAAACGGGCCCTTTGTTCAAGTCCGGGGTGCTGGGCGTGGTACGGGCCGGGGGACCGCTCATGGCCGGCGACAGCGCGCGGGTTCGCGTCCCGTCTCCCCCATTTCGGCCTTTGCCGGCCCTATAG
- the ligD gene encoding non-homologous end-joining DNA ligase — MARKSTLPLRLQPMLATLTDAPFDDPDWVFEDKFDGFRMVAEIRRGRVALYSRNGKIISHSYVEVAKALEGAKSDAVIDGELIAIGKDGASHFQLLQNALRHEAKLLYCVFDLMFADGKDLRALPLLERKKRLKAILPRHKLIAFSNHRKGNGTKFFAEAERKHLEGVMAKRADSPYASGRRTADWLKVKTAQRQEVVIAGFTAPRRTRPFFGALVLAVREDDGWRYIGHVGTGFSHQVLEELHGKLVKLKTAKSPFAAKVKDEQVTTWVRPSLVAEVKFAEWTSKGELRQPVYLGLRSDKKAKDVIRERSWSRN; from the coding sequence ATGGCCCGAAAGTCGACCTTGCCTCTTCGCCTGCAGCCCATGTTGGCCACGCTGACGGATGCGCCGTTCGACGATCCCGATTGGGTCTTCGAGGACAAGTTCGATGGTTTCCGCATGGTCGCGGAGATCCGGCGAGGTCGGGTTGCGCTCTACAGCCGTAATGGGAAAATCATCAGCCATTCCTACGTCGAGGTCGCGAAAGCGCTAGAGGGCGCGAAGTCCGACGCCGTGATCGATGGCGAGCTCATCGCAATCGGCAAGGACGGCGCATCCCATTTCCAGTTGCTCCAGAACGCCCTGCGCCATGAGGCCAAGCTCTTGTACTGCGTGTTCGACCTCATGTTCGCGGACGGCAAGGACCTGCGAGCGCTGCCGCTCCTGGAGCGCAAGAAGCGGCTCAAGGCCATCCTGCCGCGCCACAAGCTGATCGCGTTTAGCAACCACCGCAAAGGCAATGGAACGAAGTTCTTCGCAGAAGCCGAGCGAAAGCATCTCGAAGGCGTCATGGCCAAGCGCGCCGACAGCCCGTATGCCTCCGGACGCCGGACCGCCGACTGGCTGAAGGTGAAGACTGCGCAGCGGCAGGAGGTCGTTATCGCCGGCTTCACGGCGCCGAGGCGAACTCGGCCGTTCTTCGGCGCCCTCGTGCTGGCCGTACGCGAGGACGACGGGTGGCGGTACATCGGCCACGTCGGCACTGGTTTCAGCCACCAGGTTCTGGAAGAGCTTCACGGCAAGCTCGTGAAGCTCAAGACGGCCAAGTCGCCCTTTGCCGCCAAGGTGAAGGACGAGCAGGTCACGACCTGGGTGCGTCCTTCGTTGGTTGCGGAAGTGAAGTTCGCCGAGTGGACCAGCAAGGGCGAGCTGCGCCAGCCGGTCTATCTCGGCCTGCGGTCCGACAAAAAGGCCAAGGACGTCATTCGCGAAAGGAGTTGGTCGCGAAACTAA
- a CDS encoding ribonuclease HII, whose product MSQYSLDVLRQRYVVEKRPLEASVEQILRADSRAGARAILASIDKRRFENRSEGQRLRKMFNFETSLWESGVHAVAGVDEAGMSPLAGPVSAGAVILKPGTRIVGIDDSKKLDAAAREELAKEIKAKAESWCVAFVEVEEIDTINIYWAGIQAMQRAVRGLALTPQHLLIDAKRLKEIDIPQEAIIKGDAKSASIAAASILAKVERDMAMRTLDERHPGYGFADHKGYPVPAHYDALARLGACAAHRRSFGPVRKALGLPPLPPWPSASERG is encoded by the coding sequence ATGTCCCAGTATTCACTCGATGTGCTGCGTCAGCGCTATGTCGTCGAGAAAAGACCGCTCGAGGCCAGCGTCGAGCAGATCTTGCGGGCCGACAGCCGCGCGGGAGCCCGCGCCATCCTGGCTTCGATCGATAAGCGCCGCTTCGAAAACAGGTCCGAAGGGCAGCGCCTCCGCAAGATGTTTAATTTTGAAACCTCTCTATGGGAGAGCGGCGTTCATGCCGTGGCAGGCGTGGACGAGGCCGGAATGAGCCCTCTCGCCGGTCCGGTCTCCGCAGGCGCTGTGATCCTTAAGCCGGGTACCCGGATAGTCGGGATCGACGACTCGAAGAAACTCGACGCTGCGGCCCGCGAGGAGCTCGCGAAGGAGATCAAGGCAAAGGCAGAGAGTTGGTGTGTGGCGTTCGTGGAGGTCGAGGAGATCGACACGATCAACATTTATTGGGCGGGCATCCAAGCCATGCAGCGGGCGGTCCGGGGACTCGCGTTGACGCCCCAGCACTTGCTGATCGACGCGAAGCGGTTGAAGGAGATCGATATCCCTCAGGAGGCCATCATCAAGGGCGACGCCAAGTCCGCCAGCATCGCGGCCGCCTCCATCCTCGCGAAAGTCGAGCGCGACATGGCCATGCGGACGCTCGACGAGCGCCATCCCGGTTACGGTTTCGCGGATCACAAGGGTTACCCGGTGCCGGCTCATTATGATGCGCTTGCCAGGCTTGGTGCATGTGCAGCTCACCGGAGGTCGTTCGGACCTGTACGCAAGGCTCTCGGCTTGCCGCCCCTGCCGCCGTGGCCTTCGGCATCCGAGCGAGGCTGA
- a CDS encoding DNA topoisomerase IB: MLRETGNEEQVLDRTAEVAAAIAEEGLRYVSDSSPGYTRKRTGTTFSYYDKDGKRITDAAVIRRIKSIGIPPAYESVWICPSANGHIQATGLDARGRKQYRYHPKWRELRDQNKYEHMIQFAAALPALRARVEADMKLDGLPREKVLATIVSLLEKTLIRVGNAEYAEKNKSYGLTTMRRKHVSVGRGVLRFDFTGKSGKQWKLRVEDKRIAAIVKRCAEIPGHELFKYLDDDGQPRTVDSGDVNAYIKDITGEDFSAKDFRTWAGTVLAAFALAEFKKYDSQAEAKRNVVAAIENVSKQLGNTPAVCRKCYVHPEVLDAYMSGDLVKMIEAKIAQKFKRQYAKLTSDEIMVLAFLRKRLDALKAAA, from the coding sequence ATGCTCCGAGAGACCGGCAACGAAGAACAGGTTTTGGACCGCACTGCCGAAGTCGCGGCTGCCATCGCGGAAGAAGGCCTTCGCTACGTCAGCGATTCCTCCCCCGGTTACACGCGCAAGCGGACGGGGACAACGTTTAGCTACTACGACAAGGATGGTAAGCGAATTACCGACGCTGCCGTCATCCGCCGCATCAAGTCTATCGGTATCCCGCCGGCATACGAGTCCGTGTGGATTTGCCCCTCCGCCAACGGTCACATCCAGGCGACCGGGCTCGATGCGCGAGGCCGCAAACAGTATCGCTATCACCCCAAGTGGCGGGAACTTCGTGACCAGAACAAGTACGAGCACATGATCCAGTTCGCGGCTGCGCTGCCGGCGCTCCGCGCCAGGGTCGAAGCCGACATGAAGCTGGACGGACTACCTCGCGAGAAGGTGCTGGCCACGATCGTCAGTCTGCTGGAGAAGACGTTGATCCGGGTCGGCAACGCCGAATATGCGGAGAAGAACAAGTCCTACGGGCTCACCACGATGCGACGCAAGCACGTTTCCGTCGGCCGCGGTGTCCTTCGGTTCGACTTCACGGGTAAGTCGGGCAAGCAGTGGAAGCTTCGCGTCGAGGACAAACGGATAGCCGCGATCGTGAAGCGATGCGCTGAGATCCCGGGACACGAGCTCTTCAAGTACCTCGACGATGACGGACAGCCGCGCACCGTCGATTCCGGCGACGTCAACGCCTACATCAAGGACATCACGGGAGAGGACTTCAGCGCCAAGGATTTCCGGACTTGGGCGGGGACGGTTCTCGCGGCGTTCGCCCTTGCCGAATTCAAGAAGTACGATAGCCAAGCCGAGGCCAAGCGCAACGTGGTCGCCGCGATTGAGAACGTCTCGAAACAGCTCGGCAACACGCCGGCCGTCTGCCGGAAGTGCTATGTGCACCCGGAAGTCTTGGACGCCTACATGTCAGGTGATCTCGTGAAGATGATCGAAGCCAAGATCGCGCAGAAGTTCAAGCGCCAGTACGCCAAGCTTACGTCCGACGAGATTATGGTGCTGGCGTTTCTCCGCAAACGTCTAGATGCTCTAAAGGCCGCCGCCTAG